The Coffea arabica cultivar ET-39 chromosome 9e, Coffea Arabica ET-39 HiFi, whole genome shotgun sequence genome has a window encoding:
- the LOC113709868 gene encoding uncharacterized protein: MAEFVADNPNIFEELGRYFKRQGKEKAESSKRRPTKSPEVPSGEDFDEGHLSRSTSRHASSKATSKIASIFRAFSRGLLGKRAEDPPRRPGGLAAEYLRATPFKDDINGEMVPPNFKLPDLRSYDGRGDPEDHLRAFLSAFRLYCVPDAVICRVFPIFLQGTARKWFWGLELRSISSLDELIDRFIHRFVSSRSITKTSAYLLNLQRAPGESLRSYAQRFNEENVQIPDQHEQVTIAAFTNWLIAGIFNTEIHRNYPRTLRELWDRVDQGIRSEDLNRMKRESQATRTGQDSRRKKDAGRAEQGPSGSSGQFRDRRSVFDRIVKGRSSTSDAELTPLNSSRTHVLAVMRQNHLGRTPPEIPGRRDKRNSNLYCAYHRDIGHETEDCNDLKREIENLIRQGYLKQFVRKD; this comes from the coding sequence ATGGCCGAGTTCGTGGCTGATAATCCAAACATCTTCGAAGAACTGGGGAGGTACTTCAAGAGGCAGGGGAAGGAAAAAGCTGAATCCTCCAAAAGGAGACCGACGAAATCCCCTGAAGTGCCTTCCGGCGAAGATTTCGATGAGGGGCACCTCTCTCGGAGCACTTCCAGGCACGCCTCTTCCAAGGCAACATCTAAAATTGCTTCTATTTTCCGGGCGTTTTCCCGGGGACTTCTGGGAAAACGAGCTGAGGACCCACCTCGGCGTCCCGGAGGCTTAGCAGCAGAATATCTGAGGGCAACGCCCTTCAAAGATGACATCAATGGGGAGATGGTCCCCCCAAATTTCAAGCTTCCCGACCTACGTTCCTACGATGGCCGAGGTGACCCCGAGGATCACCTCCGCGCCTTCCTCTCCGCTTTTCGGCTCTATTGCGTCCCCGACGCAGTAATTTGCCGAGTTTTCCCCATCTTCCTGCAGGGCACGGCTCGAAAGTGGTTCTGGGGTTTAGAACTGAGGAGTATTTCCTCATTGGACGAGCTGATAGATCGGTTCATCCACCGCTTTGTATCGTCTCGGTCAATTACGAAGACTTCAGCCTACCTCTTGAACCTGCAACGAGCCCCCGGTGAGTCACTGCGCTCCTACGCGCAGAGGTTCAATGAGGAGAACGTGCAGATACCTGATCAGCATGAGCAGGTAACCATAGCTGCCTTCACCAATTGGCTGATCGCGGGAATCTTCAATACTGAGATACACCGGAATTACCCCCGCACACTTCGAGAACTCTGGGATCGGGTAGATCAGGGAATCCGAAGTGAAGATCTAAACCGCATGAAGCGAGAGTCTCAAGCCACTCGTACCGGGCAAGATTCCCGGAGGAAAAAGGATGCCGGCAGGGCCGAACAAGGCCCCAGCGGATCGTCGGGCCAGTTCCGAGACCGCCGAAGTGTCTTTGATCGGATCGTTAAAGGCAGGTCGTCCACCTCGGACGCCGAGCTCACGCCACTCAATTCCAGCCGGACCCATGTCCTGGCTGTGATGAGGCAGAACCACCTCGGCCGAACTCCTCCTGAGATTCCGGGGAGGAGAGATAAGAGGAACTCAAACCTCTACTGTGCATACCACCGGGATATTGGGCACGAGACTGAAGACTGCAATGATCTGAAGCGGGAAATCGAGAACCTGATCCGGCAGGGGTACCTGAAGCAATTCGTCCGCAAGGATTGA
- the LOC140014678 gene encoding uncharacterized protein, translated as MASSLWGWILGDPCSSEIRSCWAPDVCPAPVQGTLPLLERMDLILAVISFPQTAPIEECYTYMLSDSSRKLDVINARLLQLDMKVDSKPGYPQSLAIGVASGALLQGFTSAAAQIWTAVRRATNPGRDSPIN; from the exons ATGGCGTCTTCGTTGTGGGGCTGGATCCTTGGGGACCCTTGTTCTTCAGAAATACGATCTTGCTGGGCTCCGGATGTCTGCCCAGCCCCAGTCCAGGGGACTCTTCCACTTTTGGAGCGCATGGATCTCATTTTAGCAGTAAtctcgttcccacagacggcgccaattgaagag TGCTATACTTATATGCTTTCCGATAGCTCTAGAAAGCTGGACGTCATCAATGCCCGCCTTCTTCAACTCGACATGAAGGTCGACTCTAAGCCTGGCTACCCGCAAAGCCTTGCCATTGGGGTGGCCTCTGGTGCCCTTCTTCAGGGCTTTACATCTGCCGCTGCTCAGATTTGGACTGCTGTGCGTCGAGCAACTAATCCTGGTCGTGATTCACCTATCAATTAA